The Glandiceps talaboti chromosome 19, keGlaTala1.1, whole genome shotgun sequence genome contains a region encoding:
- the LOC144450248 gene encoding caprin-2-like, with product MSNALTTSLACFALLATNVNLSYGAQSPTAEDAGAVNQNRAAFSMARDTSYGPFKEDAVIPFEVEFANHGGHFDITTGIYTVPIKGFYILMFNVYKNELNEGGPMVFLMVNDVIILRADECCTADDWDSASNGLILPLNAGDEIYLLLAAGRIASGSGFRETTFTGALLF from the coding sequence ATGTCTAATGCTTTAACAACATCCCTGGCATGCTTTGCCTTGCTAGCAACTAATGTCAACCTCAGCTACGGAGCTCAATCACCCACGGCAGAAGACGCTGGCGCTGTAAATCAAAACAGAGCGGCCTTTTCAATGGCTCGAGACACGTCATATGGCCCTTTTAAAGAAGATGCTGTTATTCCTTTTGAAGTTGAATTCGCTAACCATGGCGgacattttgatattacaaCCGGCATATACACAGTTCCAATTAAAGGTTTCTACATTCTAATGTTTAATGTATATAAGAATGAACTAAACGAAGGTGGTCCAATGGTGTTCCTTATGgttaatgatgtcatcattttgagAGCTGACGAATGTTGTACTGCTGATGACTGGGATTCGGCATCCAATGGTTTGATACTGCCACTTAATGCAGGAGACGAGATTTATTTGTTGTTAGCAGCTGGAAGAATTGCATCAGGCAGTGGATTCAGAGAAACTACATTTACCGGAGCTCTCCTGTTCTAA